In one Brienomyrus brachyistius isolate T26 chromosome 12, BBRACH_0.4, whole genome shotgun sequence genomic region, the following are encoded:
- the cct7 gene encoding T-complex protein 1 subunit eta — MMPTPVILLKEGTDTSQGVPQLVSNINACQVIAEAVRTTLGPRGMDKLMVDNRGKATISNDGATILKLLDVIHPAAKTLVDIAKSQDAEVGDGTTSVTLLAAEFLKQLKPYVEENVHPQTIIRAFRTATHLAVKRIKEIAITVKKDDREEQRSLLEKCAATALNSKLIAGQKDFFSRMVVDAVMMLDELLPLKMIGVKKVQGGALEDSQLVAGVAFKKTFSYAGFEMQPKRYENPKIALLNVELELKAEKDNAEVRVKCVEDYQAIVDAEWNILYDKLEKIYKSGAKVVLSKLPIGDVATQYFADRDLFCAGRVPEEDLKRTMMACGGSIQTSVGSMSNDVLGQCGLFEEVQIGGERYNFFKGCPKAKTCTIILRGGAEQFMEETDRSLHDAIMIVRRAIKNDSIVAGGGAIEMELSRYLRDYSRTIPGKQQLLISSYAKALEVIPRQLCDNAGFDATNILNKLRAKHAQGGMWYGVDVNNEDIADNFHACVWEPAAVRINALTAASEATCLILSVDQTIKNPRSTVDGPPAGRGRGRGRPHAH, encoded by the exons ATGATG CCCACTCCAGtcatcctgctgaaagaggggACAGACACctcccagggtgtccctcagcttGTCAGCAACATCAACGCCTGCCAGGTTATCGCCGAGGCAGTGCGCACCACCTTGGGCCCCCGTGGTATGGACAAGCTCATGGTGGACAACAGAG GAAAGGCGACCATATCCAATGACGGAGCCACTATCCTGAAGCTCCTTGATGTGATCCACCCAGCAGCCAAAACCCTGGTGGACATAGCCAAGTCTCAGGATGCCGAG GTGGGCGACGGCACCACCTCAGTCACTCTGCTGGCAGCCGAGTTCCTGAAGCAGCTGAAGCCGTACGTGGAGGAGAACGTGCATCCCCAGACCATCATCCGCGCCTTCCGCACGGCCACCCACCTG GCAGTGAAGAGGATCAAAGAAATAGCAATTACAGTGAAAAAGGACGACAGGGA GGAGCAGAGGAGCCTCCTGGAGAAGTGTGCCGCCACAGCTCTGAACTCCAAGCTCATCGCCGGCCAGAAGGACTTCTTCTCCAGGATGGTGGTGGATGCTGTCATGATGCTGGACGAGCTGCTGCCCCTCAAGATGATCGGGGTGAAGAAGGTGCAAGGGGGCGCTCTAGAG GACTCGCAGCTGGTCGCGGGCGTcgccttcaagaagacattctCCTACGCCGGCTTCGAGATGCAGCCCAAGAGGTACGAGAACCCGAAGATCGCCCTGCTGAATGTGGAGCTGGAGCTGAAGGCGGAGAAGGACAACGCCGAAGTGAGGGTCAAGTGTGTGGAG GACTACCAAGCCATTGTGGATGCAGAGTGGAACATCCTGTACGACAAACTGGAGAAGATCTACAAATCTGGGGCCAAGGTGGTGCTGTCCAAGCTGCCCATCGGCGATGTGGCCACACAGTACTTTGCCGACAGGGACCTCTTCTGTGCTGGAAGAGTACCGGAGGAGGACCTCAAGAGAACCATGATG GCCTGCGGAGGCTCCATCCAGACCAGCGTCGGCTCCATGAGTAATGACGTACTGGGGCAGTGTGGTCTCTTTGAGGAAGTACAGATTGGAGGGGAGAG gtacAACTTCTTCAAGGGCTGCCCTAAGGCCAAGACGTGCACCATCATCCTGCGAGGCGGTGCCGAGCAGTTCATGGAGGAGACGGACCGCTCCCTGCATGACGCCATCATGATTGTGCGCCGGGCCATCAAG AATGACTCCATAGTGGCGGGAGGCGGGGCCATCGAGATGGAGCTGTCTCGTTACCTGAGGGACTATTCCCGCACCATCCCGGGCAAGCAGCAGCTGCTGATCAGCTCCTACGCCAAGGCACTGGAGGTCATCCCCCGGCAGCTGTGTGACAACGCTGGCTTTGACGCAACCAACATCCTTAACAAGCTGAGAGCCAAGCATGCCCAG GGCGGCATGTGGTACGGCGTGGATGTGAACAACGAGGACATCGCCGACAACTTCCATGCATGCGTGTGGGAGCCAGCGGCAGTGCGCATCAACGCCCTGACCGCCGCCTCAGAGGCCACCTGTCTCATCCTGTCCGTAGATCAGACCATCAAGAACCCCCGCTCCACCGTGGACGGTCCTCCCGCGGGCCGGGGCCGCGGCCGCGGCAGACCACACGCCCACTGA
- the hspa12b gene encoding heat shock 70 kDa protein 12B isoform X1: MPWHLTMAALLQPSMSKLQSPGNDPVPPSPSCSPSRNDCSIAPLTPSPSPGPALRPRAARPFSVVIAIDFGTTSSGYAFSFTQDPEAIHMMRRWEGGDPGVANQKSPTCLLLTPDLRFHSFGFAARDSYHDLDPEEAQNWLYFDKFKMKIHSTSDLTMETELEAVSGQKVRAIEVFAHALRFFRQHALKEIKDQSSSVLEGMPVRWVITVPAVWRQPAKQFMREAAYLAGLVSPENPEQLLIALEPEAASIYCRKLRLHQVIDLSSRLITNGIEGDGSRPFDSSFRQAREQLRKARHSRTFLVESGTGELWSEMQAGDRYIVADCGGGTVDLTVHQIEQPQGTLKELYKASGGPYGAVGVDMAFEAMLCQIFGADFIESFKAKRPAAWVDLTIAFEARKRTASPGRATALNITLPFSFIDFYKRHRGHSVETALRKSNMNIVKWSSQGMLRLTPEAMNELFQPTINNIVRHIEDMMKKPEVQGVRFLFLVGGFAESPMLQQAVQAVLGRSCRIIIPQDVGLTILKGAVLFGLDPTVVRVRRCPVTYGVGVLNRFVPGRHPRDKLLVKDGREWCTDVLDRFVSVDQSVALGEVVRRSYTPARSGQRKIIINIYCSTTDDVVYITDPGVRKCGAITLDLPEATGSERREIRATMQFGDTEIKVTAIDVATNCSVRANIDFLSN; encoded by the exons ATGCCCTGGCATCTAACCATGGCAGCCCTCCTGCAGCCCAGCATGAGTAAACTCCAGAGTCCAGGTAATGATCCAG TACCCCCTTCGCCTTCCTGCTCACCTTCCCGAAATGACTGCAGCATCGCCCCTCTCACTCCATCTCCCTCCCCG GGTCCAGCTCTCCGGCCCCGGGCTGCCCGTCCTTTCTCTGTGGTGATAGCCATTGACTTCGGTACCACATCCAGTGGCTATGCCTTCAGCTTCACACAGGACCCCGAGGCGATCCACATGATGAG ACGCTGGGAAGGCGGGGATCCGGGAGTGGCCAATCAGAAGAGCCCCACCTGTCTGTTGCTGACTCCAGATCTCAGGTTTCACAGTTTTGGTTTTGCCGCACGGGACAGCTATCATGACCTGGACCCAGAGGAAGCCCAGAACTGGCTCTACTTCGACAAATTCAAAATGAAGATCCATAGTACCAGT GATCTGACTATGGAGACAGAGCTGGAGGCAGTGAGTGGCCAGAAGGTCAGAGCCATAGAGGTGTTTGCCCATGCGCTGAGGTTCTTCCGTCAGCATGCTTTGAAG GAGATTAAGGACCAGTCGTCGTCGGTGCTGGAGGGAATGCCGGTGCGCTGGGTCATCACCGTGCCGGCTGTGTGGAGACAACCGGCCAAGCAGTTCATGAGGGAGGCCGCCTACCTG GCTGGGCTGGTCTCCCCTGAGAACCCAGAGCAGCTCCTTATTGCCCTTGAACCAGAAGCCGCCTCTATTTATTGCCGGAAGCTACGCCTGCATCAGGTGATTGACCTCAGCTCACGGCTAATCACAAACGGCATAGAGGGCGATGGTTCCCGCCCTTTTGACTCCAGCTTCAGGCAGG CCCGAGAGCAGCTGCGCAAAGCCAGGCACAGCCGGACCTTCCTTGTGGAAAGCGGGACAGGGGAGCTATGGTCAGAAATGCAGGCAG GCGACAGGTACATCGTGGCAGACTGCGGTGGGGGGACAGTGGACCTGACCGTGCATCAGATAGAACAGCCTCAAGGAACCCTGAAGGAGCTCTACAAGGcgtcag GTGGACCGTACGGAGCCGTTGGTGTAGACATGGCCTTCGAGGCCATGCTGTGCCAGATCTTCGGAGCCGACTTCATCGAGAGCTTCAAGGCCAAGAGGCCAGCTGCCTGGGTGGACCTCACCATCGCCTTCGAGGCCCGCAAGAGGACTGCATCCCCCGGCCGAGCCACCGCCCTCAACATCACTTTGCCCTTCTCCTTCATCGACTTCTACAAGAGACACCGAGGCCACAGTGTGGAGACTGCCCTTCGCAAGAGCAA CATGAACATCGTGAAGTGGTCCTCCCAGGGCATGCTGAGGCTGACTCCGGAGGCCATGAACGAACTGTTCCAGCCCACCATTAACAACATCGTCAGGCACATAG AGGACATGATGAAGAAACCGGAAGTGCAAGGTGTGCGTTTCCTGTTCCTGGTGGGTGGCTTCGCGGAGTCACCCATGCTGCAGCAGGCGGTGCAGGCGGTTCTGGGGCGGAGCTGTCGCATCATCATCCCGCAGGATGTAGGTCTGACGATCCTGAAAGGGGCTGTACTGTTCGGCCTGGACCCCACGGTGGTGCGCGTGCGCCGCTGCCCGGTCACCTACGGCGTGGGGGTGCTGAACCGCTTCGTCCCGGGCCGGCACCCACGGGACAAGCTTCTGGTGAAGGACGGCCGAGAGTGGTGCACGGATGTGCTGGACCGATTTGTGTCCGTGGACCAGTCGGTGGCACTGGGTGAGGTGGTCCGGCGCAGCTACACGCCGGCCCGCTCAGGCCAGCGCAAGATCATCATCAACATCTACTGCAGCACCACCGACGACGTGGTCTACATCACCGACCCGGGGGTGCGCAAATGTGGAGCCATCACTCTGGATCTGCCCGAGGCCACCGGatccgagcggcgggagatcaGGGCCACCATGCAGTTTGGCGACACCGAGATCAAGGTGACCGCCATAGATGTGGCCACCAACTGCTCTGTCCGTGCCAATATAGACTTCCTGTCCAACTGA
- the hspa12b gene encoding heat shock 70 kDa protein 12B isoform X2 codes for MPWHLTMAALLQPSMSKLQSPVPPSPSCSPSRNDCSIAPLTPSPSPGPALRPRAARPFSVVIAIDFGTTSSGYAFSFTQDPEAIHMMRRWEGGDPGVANQKSPTCLLLTPDLRFHSFGFAARDSYHDLDPEEAQNWLYFDKFKMKIHSTSDLTMETELEAVSGQKVRAIEVFAHALRFFRQHALKEIKDQSSSVLEGMPVRWVITVPAVWRQPAKQFMREAAYLAGLVSPENPEQLLIALEPEAASIYCRKLRLHQVIDLSSRLITNGIEGDGSRPFDSSFRQAREQLRKARHSRTFLVESGTGELWSEMQAGDRYIVADCGGGTVDLTVHQIEQPQGTLKELYKASGGPYGAVGVDMAFEAMLCQIFGADFIESFKAKRPAAWVDLTIAFEARKRTASPGRATALNITLPFSFIDFYKRHRGHSVETALRKSNMNIVKWSSQGMLRLTPEAMNELFQPTINNIVRHIEDMMKKPEVQGVRFLFLVGGFAESPMLQQAVQAVLGRSCRIIIPQDVGLTILKGAVLFGLDPTVVRVRRCPVTYGVGVLNRFVPGRHPRDKLLVKDGREWCTDVLDRFVSVDQSVALGEVVRRSYTPARSGQRKIIINIYCSTTDDVVYITDPGVRKCGAITLDLPEATGSERREIRATMQFGDTEIKVTAIDVATNCSVRANIDFLSN; via the exons ATGCCCTGGCATCTAACCATGGCAGCCCTCCTGCAGCCCAGCATGAGTAAACTCCAGAGTCCAG TACCCCCTTCGCCTTCCTGCTCACCTTCCCGAAATGACTGCAGCATCGCCCCTCTCACTCCATCTCCCTCCCCG GGTCCAGCTCTCCGGCCCCGGGCTGCCCGTCCTTTCTCTGTGGTGATAGCCATTGACTTCGGTACCACATCCAGTGGCTATGCCTTCAGCTTCACACAGGACCCCGAGGCGATCCACATGATGAG ACGCTGGGAAGGCGGGGATCCGGGAGTGGCCAATCAGAAGAGCCCCACCTGTCTGTTGCTGACTCCAGATCTCAGGTTTCACAGTTTTGGTTTTGCCGCACGGGACAGCTATCATGACCTGGACCCAGAGGAAGCCCAGAACTGGCTCTACTTCGACAAATTCAAAATGAAGATCCATAGTACCAGT GATCTGACTATGGAGACAGAGCTGGAGGCAGTGAGTGGCCAGAAGGTCAGAGCCATAGAGGTGTTTGCCCATGCGCTGAGGTTCTTCCGTCAGCATGCTTTGAAG GAGATTAAGGACCAGTCGTCGTCGGTGCTGGAGGGAATGCCGGTGCGCTGGGTCATCACCGTGCCGGCTGTGTGGAGACAACCGGCCAAGCAGTTCATGAGGGAGGCCGCCTACCTG GCTGGGCTGGTCTCCCCTGAGAACCCAGAGCAGCTCCTTATTGCCCTTGAACCAGAAGCCGCCTCTATTTATTGCCGGAAGCTACGCCTGCATCAGGTGATTGACCTCAGCTCACGGCTAATCACAAACGGCATAGAGGGCGATGGTTCCCGCCCTTTTGACTCCAGCTTCAGGCAGG CCCGAGAGCAGCTGCGCAAAGCCAGGCACAGCCGGACCTTCCTTGTGGAAAGCGGGACAGGGGAGCTATGGTCAGAAATGCAGGCAG GCGACAGGTACATCGTGGCAGACTGCGGTGGGGGGACAGTGGACCTGACCGTGCATCAGATAGAACAGCCTCAAGGAACCCTGAAGGAGCTCTACAAGGcgtcag GTGGACCGTACGGAGCCGTTGGTGTAGACATGGCCTTCGAGGCCATGCTGTGCCAGATCTTCGGAGCCGACTTCATCGAGAGCTTCAAGGCCAAGAGGCCAGCTGCCTGGGTGGACCTCACCATCGCCTTCGAGGCCCGCAAGAGGACTGCATCCCCCGGCCGAGCCACCGCCCTCAACATCACTTTGCCCTTCTCCTTCATCGACTTCTACAAGAGACACCGAGGCCACAGTGTGGAGACTGCCCTTCGCAAGAGCAA CATGAACATCGTGAAGTGGTCCTCCCAGGGCATGCTGAGGCTGACTCCGGAGGCCATGAACGAACTGTTCCAGCCCACCATTAACAACATCGTCAGGCACATAG AGGACATGATGAAGAAACCGGAAGTGCAAGGTGTGCGTTTCCTGTTCCTGGTGGGTGGCTTCGCGGAGTCACCCATGCTGCAGCAGGCGGTGCAGGCGGTTCTGGGGCGGAGCTGTCGCATCATCATCCCGCAGGATGTAGGTCTGACGATCCTGAAAGGGGCTGTACTGTTCGGCCTGGACCCCACGGTGGTGCGCGTGCGCCGCTGCCCGGTCACCTACGGCGTGGGGGTGCTGAACCGCTTCGTCCCGGGCCGGCACCCACGGGACAAGCTTCTGGTGAAGGACGGCCGAGAGTGGTGCACGGATGTGCTGGACCGATTTGTGTCCGTGGACCAGTCGGTGGCACTGGGTGAGGTGGTCCGGCGCAGCTACACGCCGGCCCGCTCAGGCCAGCGCAAGATCATCATCAACATCTACTGCAGCACCACCGACGACGTGGTCTACATCACCGACCCGGGGGTGCGCAAATGTGGAGCCATCACTCTGGATCTGCCCGAGGCCACCGGatccgagcggcgggagatcaGGGCCACCATGCAGTTTGGCGACACCGAGATCAAGGTGACCGCCATAGATGTGGCCACCAACTGCTCTGTCCGTGCCAATATAGACTTCCTGTCCAACTGA